The DNA window AGACGGGCTTTCCGCGCCACATAAGGGTTAGGCTTTGCCCGGGTTTAATATCTGATAAGGGAACATCAATCGATGCTAACGCCAAAACGTCCGCGGCTGGATTCATGCTGCCAATAAAGGGAAGGGCTGTCGCACCAACACCAACGGCCCCAACGGCACAGGCAGTCAGTGTCAGAAAATCACGCCGTGTTGGATTTGCTGAATCGCAAGCGCCCTCATCAGGGGCAGGGGGTTTTGTGGAATGATCAGACATTGCAGGACCTATACAATTTTTCTTACATTCTAATAAGATTGTCCTTATATAGCAATGCCATAGACGGCAAAATATATCCCTTCCCAATCATTCTTCCACACGTCCTCCCGAGACTTGATCGCGGGATCCACATGGACCCCGTGGTCAAGCCACGGGGTGACGGGGGTTTGTTTTGTGGAAAATCATGCAAAAATGATGCTAGATCGCAATAATGATCGTATTAATCTTTGTCTTTAGTGGCGGATTTCTTGGATTTCTTTTCGGTATCCTCCTCAGCATCATCGGACTTTGTAGATTTTTTCTCATCAGCATCATCGGACTTTGTAGATTTTTTCTCATCAGCATCATCTTTATGTTTTTCGGCAATGTCTTTATAATCAGATATTATATTACCGCAATGACTTTGTATGGACTTGAATTCTTCTTGATCTTTTTTAGGTCTTGCTGTGTCCAATTCTTTTTTTACAAACTTTTTGCAGTGTTCAACGATTGTACCTGGCTTGTCTTTATGCTTTCCTTTTTCCTCAGACTCTTCTGTTGTGTCATCTGCTGCAATGGAAAACTGTTGCGACACTGTCAAACAAGATGCTGATAATAATGCAACCTTAATGGTGTCGATTAGAATCTTTTTTCCGAATTTCATGGGATATTCCTTTTAAAAAATAATGAAGGCGTTAACTGGTTACAGTGTTAATTAAACCATATAATGGTTAATATGGGGTTAAGACGTCATAATTTTTTTCAAAACCAAAACTAAATGAGTATAAATCCTTATGTGGATAATCACTGTACCCAGTAAAACTTTCTGTATAGGAGAATATAGTGCTTTATTGGGCGGGGATAGTCTTGTTTTAACAACGGGGCCACGATTTGTTATTCAGGTCAAAAAACAATCCAATCCTACCGACATCCCATTTCATCCCAAAAGCCCCGCCGGAAAATTTTGTGCACACCACCCCGAATTTTTTGAACAAGATCGTTTTTATTGGAATGACCCGCATGGTACCAAAGGGGGGTTTGGGTCGTCGACAGCGGAATTTATTGCGGCTTATCTGTGGAAACACAAACGATCTTTGCCGATTTTGGACATGCATCAGGTCCTTGGGGATTATAAAAAGTATGCTTGGGATGGGCGTGGAATTTCCCCAAGTGGGGCCGATTTTGTGGCGCAAATCCAGGGTGGGCTTGTGGCAAGTCATGAATCTATGACTCAGTCCCACGCGTGGCCCTTTCAGGATATTGACTTTATTATACTGAAAACACCCCACAAGGTTCCAACGCATGACCACCTTGCGGATGATAGTCTGGCCAAGCGTGTTGCGACCGCCTATCCCGATTTGGCCTCCGTTGCAGCGAACGCTCTGGCTGCTGTTCACAACGGAGATGCGGCGGAATTTGTACGGTCATTCACCGAATACTCACATTTATTGATGAAACAGGATTTGTCCCTTTTGGATGTTTATGACCTCGCCCAAGAAATCCGTCAGCATCCCGGGGTTGTGGCGGCAAAGGGGTGCGGAGCCATGGGCGCTGATACGATGATGATTTTGGTTGAAACACACCAAAGAAATGCGGTAGAAAAATACCTTCACCAGGAAAAATTAACCGTTGTTGCGGCTGGTGGTTTTGGATTTAAGGAATGTGGGGTCGTCATTGAAAAAGAGTAACGCGTTATGAAATGGACGACATCGGCACCTGCAAACTTGGCGCTTATTAAATATATGGGCAAGATCGGCAGTGGAAAACCAACCAACCCATCGCTTTCATTCACGCTTGATCATTGCAGAACCAAGGTGGAGCTTGACTATTCTTCGGATCGAAAGCAAAACGTTTGGGAACCGCTGATTGATCCAGATTTTCCATTCGTTCCGGATTTGACCCCTGTACAAAAAGAACGATTTTTGAATCATATTTCATTTCTGTGTCAATACGCAATGGACGGGGAGCATACGCCGTACTTTACGGTTCGATCAGCCAATAATTTTCCATCCGATTGTGGATTGGCCAGTTCAGCCAGCAGCTTTGCCGCATTGACGCACTGTACATTGATGGCGTTGGCAGACCTTTTTGCCCCTGACGCGCTTTTAAGCCTCGATACCATGCCGCTTTTGTCCGCCAAGGGATCAGGATCATCCTGTCGGTCGTTCATGGGGCCGTTTGTTATGTGGGAGGGGGATCATGTATCGCCCATTAATTTCCCTTATGATGATTTAATTCATATGGCAGTTATTATTTGCCAGGCACAGAAAAAAGTATCCTCAAGCGCAGCGCATCAACGTGTCTTGACCAGCCCGTTGTTTTCTACCCGTGCCGATAGGGCGAAAAATGGCCTGCGCGACCTGATCAACGCCCTGAATGCCCAAAATTGGCAGGATGCATTTCATCTTGTGTGGGGTGATTTTTGGGATATGCATTGTTTGTTTGAAACCTCCAATCCAGCCTTTGGGTACTTTACGCCCCAGTCCATTGAAATTTTGATGAAGGTGCGCGAAATTTGGGAAATGCACGGCGATGGTCCGCTGGCCACAATGGATGCCGGGCCCAATGTTCATCTTTTGTGGCGCCCTGATCAGGTTGAATTCGCCCAAACTGTTTTTACTGATTTGCGCACAAAGTTTCAGGTTTTGGCATCACCCCATATAAGGGTCACGTGATGGAATTTCTGGCATCAGGAAAATGGATTTTGACGGGGGAGCATGCCGTCCTAAGGGGGCATCCAGCGATTGTTTTTCCACTTCCTCATTTTTATGTCAAATTATCGTACACTGATTCTGGCCTGGCATTGTTGGGGGATTCCCTGATTAAACCGTTAAAAAACACGCTCATGAAAGGGTGTGCCATCCTTGGAAAATCACTAAATGCGATCACGGGGGATTTTTTGATCGAAGGGAATATTCCATTGGGCTTTGGCCTTGGGTCATCGGCCGCCCTGTGTCATGTGGTTGGGCAATGGTTCCTTTACAAGGGATGGGTGCAGCGCGAACAGCTTTTTGAATTTTGTTGCCGATTAGAGGATGTCTTTCATGGATGTAGTAGTGGTCTTGATATCCTGGGGTCATTTTCAACTACCGGAGTCTATTACCAACATGACCGCGATCCGACCCCAATCCAACAAACCTGGAAACCCTTGATTTGTCTTTCGCTGCTGTCGGTACCAAAGGATACGTCGAAAGCCATTGAAATCGTCCGACACCTGAACGAACAAAATCCGACCTTGGGTCAGCAAATCGATCATAAAATGCACCATGCAACCGACATGGCAAAAGATGCTTTGTCCTTAGATAAACAGGATGGCCTACCCCTTTTGGCAGCGTCCCTGAACCAGGCGTGTGATTGTTTTTATGATTGGGGATTGGTTAATCAACCCCTTTATGATGCTATGCAGGCCCTAAGGGGGCATTCGCCATTAGCCATTAAACCAACGGGCGCTGGGCTTGGCGGCAGTGTGATTAGCCTGTGGGCAGAGCACCCACCCGCCATTGATGGATTAATCCCTTTGTTCTGATGATCAAGATTCGAAATACCAAGAAAATTCTTGGACAGCCTGCGTATAAACTTCGCGTTTGAATGGCACAATAAGTTCTGTCAGTAATGAATAATGTACCCATTTCCATTCGATGAATTCGGGGTGGTCCGTGAGGTTCAGATTAATATCGGCATCTTGACCCCGGAACCGCATTAGAAACCAGCGTTGTTTGTTCCCATCAAAATGTCCATTCCATAGTTTGGATTGTAATTCTTTTGGAAACTGATACGAATACCATTCGGTGGATTCTGCGATGATATCCGCATTGTTACATCCGATTTCTTCCTTCATTTCCCTAAAGGCAGTCTCGCTGGGTATTTCACCGGGGTCGATCCCCCCTTGTGGCATTTGCCAGGAATCAAATTTTGTATCCTTGCAATCGAACCGTCTGCCAACGAAAACATGCTTATCTGCGTTGACAATCATTAATCCAACAATTAAACGTTCTTTTTTATCTGTTATTTTATCTTTTGTCACTTTATTTCACCTTGTGTATTTTTAAAGGAAATCAATTCAACCCCCTTTCCATTTAAACTGCCTAGCCACCCGAAAAAAAGAGTGGAAAATTCTTTCGTCAGGATGGAAATCGTTATAACGCTGTAACCTTGTTTTTGGGCAAGGTCCACGGTGGCGCCCAGTTTCTTTTTGGCGATCTCTAGGGTATCGGTTGGATTGATAGCCATATCCCCACCATAGCACCGGATACCGTTATCATGACAAAACAAAGACATCTGACGCCCAGGTTCCGAAAAGAACAAAGCCAAACCATTCTGCTTGCAAAACAAAGTAATCTTTTGAAGAGTGGCTGCATCCCGCAAAAACGGCCCCGCGATCATAAAGCCAAATAAGGAACCCCTGAGGTCCTGATACCATTCCCTCAACTGTTTTTCTGATATGTCTGACCCATTTGGCAGAGATAATAATAATGCATTTCCCTGGTCCTTGATACGCTTTATAGTATCCAAATCGATGGATTCAACAACAATTGCTGCATCGCTGGGCAAACTCTCCAAAACCGTTTGCGCAAGGGCGGTGGATCCAGAATTATGAACAATGATTTGAATTTTTGGTTTTCCAAAGCTTTTACCTCCCCTTACATACCGCGTGCTGGATGCAAATTCAATGGGAAAGGCCTCTGGTTTTTGGTCTTTCGTTTTTGATGGCTCTGAAAACAAAATTACCTTTATTCCAATTAAAAGACATAAAATAAAAATCGCGATCCATAAACGTTTCATTTTTTTGATCCTGATGCTAGATAGGGACGTGGGTCAAGTTGTTGCCATCCTAGTCTTAGCTCCACACGCAAATCCGGCTTTGCAGCAGCGGGGTCCGTCTGCACTGCACACCCAATTGGCTCCCCAGGTAATAAGGTATCCCCCGGATGGCAACAAATACTGCCAAGATTGCCCAAAATTACCAAAAAATCATCTTGTTGCAAAATAACCGTTTGGCCGTACTCTTTTATCATTCCACTATAAACGACCGAACCATGCCATGGGCTGACGACTTGGGCTTCGGATCGCGTTGTTATTTTCAGGGATAAATCTTTCCCCTGTTGAGGGGGAGCAATTTCACCAACGGCCGGTAATTGCAAAACCAAACTTTTCTGATCTCGATTCGTCGGTTGAGGGATTTTACCCGGAAGGGGTTTCAAAATAGTTTCAATAGCTTTTTCGATAGTTAAGGATTGGGTGTTGTTTTCCGGCTGAATCGTATGACCGGTCAGGGCGTATTTTTTTTCAAACAAACGGGATTGATCCATCAATAAAGCCTGATAACGACATTTGGTTTCGAAAATGTGTTTTTCCTCCCCCTTGATAGTTTGTCGGATGGTGTCAATTGTCTTGGCAAAATCCAGGGCATATTTTTTTTGATCCTGCAGTACCGGTGACAGCGCTTGCAACAACAGGGAACAGTGCACAACGTCCTGCAACGAAAAATAAGACAACAAAATCAATATGGGGGAATATTCGGTCCAATGCTTTAGATTGCGAAGCGTTGCCATCATGCGATGTTGTTGTATCATTGCCCTTTCCAACAACAGATGTTCCCGTTGAACCAGATCCAACAAGACAGCCTCTGTTTTGGTTAGTGAGTCTTCTAGGTCCTGTAATTGCTTGGTTGTTGCCACCAGATCCACGCCAACCGATTCGGCTGCCACCGCCGGGCCATACAGCACAACAATCCAAACAAAACATAGGATTCTTTTCACGCCATTACCACCAATGATCGGCCATCCATTTCTGGTGGGATCGGTAAATCAAGCAGGGTTAAAACAGTTGGTGCGATGTCACATAAGGTTCCGCCCGCTGTCAGTGATATTTTATGGGGTGCATTGATAATGATAAAGGGGACCGGGTTGCAGGTGTGAGCAGTGTGTGGGCGCCCTAACTCATCAACCATTTGTTCGGCATTCCCGTGATCAGCCGTAACAATCAGGGTCCAATCCTTTGCTAGTGCCGTTTCTTCGAGTATTGCCAAGATCGAATCAATCGTGTGTGCAGCCCCCATAATCGCAGGCTGGATCCCTGTATGTCCCACCATATCAAGGTTTGCATAGTTCACAACGATCAATTGATGTTCTGAATCATTCATGGCTTTCAAAAGCTGTTCCGTGACCTTGTCTGCTGACATGGGCGGACACAGATCATATGTGGCAACCTTTGGCGATGGTATTAAGATGCGATCTTCCCCGTCAAAGGGCAATTCCCGTCCACCATTAAAAAAGAACGTGACGTGGGCGTATTTCTCCGTTTCAGCAAGGCGCAGTTGACACCCACCGTGCTGTGCAATAATTTCGCCCAATCCATTGCAAAGGGGTACCTTGTCAAAAACAGACGGGATCAATGGCGTTAATGATGCTGCATATTCAGCCATTCCCAAGGTTGCTGAAAATTGAACGATCCGTTCCCGTTTGAATTCGCCAAAATCATCACACAAGAGCGATGTCAATATTTGCCGCGCACGATCGGCCCGAAAGTTAATCATCCACAGGGCATCGCCATCGTTCATGCCCGAATACAACCCGATGAGTGACGATGGAATAAATTCATCTGTAATACCCGTGTCATAAAAAAACTTAATGGCCGATTCTGGTGTTGAGAAATGATGGGGGGATTTCCCCAAAACCATCGCATCGTATGCGGGCAAAACCCGTTCCCAGCGTTTGTCCCGATCCATCGCAAAATAACGCCCCCCAATGGTGGCAACGGCATTCGTGAGCTCTTGAAGCTCTGCGCAATAATCCAAAGCACTTTGTGGGGGGGTGTCTCTACCATCCAGGAAAACATGAATCTTGACCGGGATTTCCTTGGTGGCCAAAAAACGCGCAATGGCAAAAAGATGATCCTGGTGGGAATGAACGCCGCCCGGGGACAAAAGCGCAAGCAAATGACAGGCCCCGCCGGTTGCTTTTATCTTTTCAATCAATGTCCTAACTTTGGGATTGGTTTCAAGGTCACCATTTTGAATTGCTTGGTCAATTCGTGGCAAGTCCTGCATAATAAGCCGCCCAAGGCCGATCGACATGTGGCCGACCTCTGAATTGCCCATCTGACCTTTTGGTAAGCCAACAAACTGTTCCGATGCCTGTATGGTGGCAGAGGGGTACTGCTGGGTCAGTCTGTCCAGATTGACAGCCTCGGACAGGCCATTGTTCGTTTTTTCGGGGCTAATGCCGCATCCATCCAGGATGCAGAGAACGAGTTTTTTGGTGATAGTCATGCTAGGAAAATTTCTTTCAGTTTTCTTTAAAGACTACCAAATTTTTGTGTCCATAGGAACCGTGCAAAAATAAACCTTGCTTTGAATTAGTTAAAATTTTATAAAAAGACAGATCAATGGTAATGGTTAAAAGTATGGTTTCGGGGAATATCCTTAAAAGTGGCGTGTCAGAGGAAAGATTTAACCTTATTGGCATATCAGGGCAAAACACATCCTATTCCATCACAAAGGAAACGATAGAGGATGCCGCCCGTCAGCTTAAAGGGATCGTTAAACGCACCCCCATGGTTGAAAGTTTCTGGCTGAATTCAAAAATCAAGGGCCAGGTGTACCTTAAGCTTGAAAATATACAAGTCACAGGCTCATTTAAGCCAAGGGGGGCTTATATTAAATTAAATAGCCTTACGCCGGACGAAAGATCCAAAGGTGTCATTGCAATGTCTGCCAGCAATCATGCCCAGGGTGTTGCTTATAATGCACAAAAAATGGGTATACCGGCGACCATTGTGATGCCGGAAAACACACCAATCTCCAAGGTGGAAAGCACACGCCATTATGGCGCATCAGTTATTTTACATGGAAACACCATAATCGAATCCCGCGATTTTGCCATGCAGTTGATTAAAAAGCATGGATACACGATGGTTCATCCCTTTGATGATCCTTGCATTATTGCAGGGCAGGGGACAATTGGCCTTGAAATGCTTGCGGATGTGCCAGATCTGGACGTCCTGATTGTGCCTGTCGGTGGCGGGGGATTGGCAGCTGGCATTTGTATAGCCGCAAAGGCCATCAATCCCAAGATTCAAATCATCGGCGTGCAATCGGCCGCTTGTCAATCAATGGCAGAGATTTTGTTTCCAAACACCGTTGTTCAAACATGCCTAAGGTCCGACCAAACCATTGCCGATGGAATCGCGGTTAAATATCCGGGAACACTTAACCTGTCGATCCTGAAAGATCATCTGGATGATTTCTTGATTGTGGAGGAACATTTTATTGAAACAGCAATAGAACGCCTTGTTGTGCATAATAAAATTGTTGTCGAGGGGGCTGGCGCGATTGGTGTTGCCGCCATCCTTAGTACCCCGGGAATTTTTCAGGGACGAAAGGTTGGAACGATCATTGGTGGGGGAAATATTGATTCACGCGTGCTGTCCAATCTTTTGCTTCGGGGGATGGTACAGAATGGGAAGTTGGTTCGCTTTAAAATTCAAATCGATGATGCGCCCGGTATTTTGGGTCACTTAACACAAATCATTGGAAAAGCAGGCGGCAATATTTTTGAGATTAGCCATCAACGGTTGTTCAATAATATCGCCACTAAGACGGCATATCTTGATGCTGTTGTTGAAACTCGAAACTGCGAACATGCCATCACAATCTGTCAATCGTTAATGAGTGGGGGATTCCAAACGGAGATTATGGAGGAATAGGGACGCTTCATTGTGAGATGATTTGATAATCGCACCCCCGTTTTCCAGATGGGTTTGAAAAATGCTTTCTGCCGTCAAAACGGATGCTGCATCCAGATTGGCTGTCGGTTCATCCAATACCCAAAGAGGATGGGGTGATAAGATCGCGGATGCCAGGGCAATCTTTTGTTGTTGCCCCTTTGACAGGGTGTTGATTGCCCTTTGTTCAAACGAACCCATATTAAAAGAATCCAGGGCATTTTGAACCGATTTTTTATCCCTATTTAATCCATAGACTGCCTGACGAAAGAACAGATTATCCATCACCGTTAAGTTTTGTTTCAATCCGGTTTCGTGGCCGCAGTAAAACAAATCAGAAGCCTCTATCTTTCCGGAAAGGGGGGCTAATATTCCCGCAATGATTTTAAGCAGTGTGGATTTGCCCGATCCATTCCCCCCCGTTATAACAAGCATTTGCCCAGCCAGCAGATCTATCGAGAGTGGGGCGCCCCTTGTCATCGGAATAAAGGGGTGAGTGATTTTGTGGATGTGTAATACTGTTTTCATGAGCAATTAATCGTTCAAGTCCTGGTGGATGGCCACGTCGGGTTTCACCCTCCTCGCCATGACGTCATGGCGAGTGAGCGAAGCGAGCGTGGCCATCCAAGAAACACCGGTCAATAATTTATGAAAGTGATGTAAGGGCAACATTGATGGTTAAAGCTTCTTTAAATAAGCATTCAAGCCTGAATCCTTTGCGGCCTCCTTTGGGGGGTCACCAAAGGTCATTGTCGGATACGATTGTGTCTGTGCAGCACCAGTATCTGATGATTGGATAGCACCCACTGACTTAAAGAAAGCCGCAGCAATTCGTGCTGGCATTCTCCCACCGGTGGATGCTTTGGCCATTGGTTTGTTGTTATCATTACCGGCCCACACCCCAACGACAACTCCATCGCTGTCTGTTCCATTGGCCTCTGGCTCGCGATAAGCAAAAAACCAGGCATCCTTATCCGCGTTACTACCCGTTTTTCCGGATACAGTTGGGTCAACGTTTGCGGCGCGCCCAGTGCCATTTTCGATAACATTGCGTAACATTCCACGTATACCATGCAGGGTGGTTGCATTCACAATAACCTTACCAGGCTCCGCTGAATGACTATATAGAATGGCCCCATCTTTATCGCGGATTTCCAAAATACCATAGGGCCATACAGCCCGGCCCTGGTTGGCAAAGGTTGCATAGGATGTCGTCATTTCTAACAAGGTTGTCTCCCCAGTCCCCAAAGAAATACTTAGGTCATTATTAAGGGTGCTGGTGATCCCCAATCGTTTTGCAACCTCGGCCACCTTTGCGGGGCCCACAAGTTGTGTCAATCGGATCGACACGCTATTAACGGAATAGGTTAACCCTTCTTTAAGGGATATCATGCCCCGACTTTGCCACTTATAGTTACCCGGACGCCAATCCCCAATAACGACAGGCGAATCATCCATCATGCTTTCTGGCGTTAAACCGGATTCAAGCGCCGCTAAATAAATAAATGTTTTGAATGCTGACCCTGGTTGACGCAGGGCTTGCGTTACCCGATTAAACTGACTCACACCATAGTTTTGGCCGCCAACCATTGCCTTAACGGCCCCATCGGGCGTCATGGCAACAAAGGCGACTTCGGATGCTTTTAGCTGCTTACCCATCGTTTCCATAAGGTCTGTACAGGATTTTTCGGCTTGCTTTTGCATGGTCTGATCAAACGTTGTAATAACAATCAGGTCCTTGTCAGTTTCCCCAACAATCGTTGGAACCTGCTCATAGACCCAATCCGCAAAATAGCGCATGCCTTGGTCTTTTTCCGCGGAGGCATCAGAGAGTTCTTTTTCCCCCTGATCCAGGTACGATTGGAATTCTTTTAAAAACCCAGCCTCTACCATCAATTCCAAAACAAGCTTTGCCCGTTTTTTTGCAAGTTTTGGATTATGGGCCGGCGAATATTTGGATGGTGCTTTCAGCAAACCAGCAATAACTGCAGATTCGAATACCGTTAAATTTCGGGCTGATTTATTGAAATACCGCCGGGCGGCCGCATCAATTCCATAGGTTCCGGCACCAAAATAAACGCGGTTGAGATACATGGTCAGGATTTGATCTTTTGTGAAATTCCATTCCAGCCAAAGGGAAAGAATCACCTCTTGAATTTTTCGTTTGAATGATCGATCCCGGGTATCAAAACTTCCTTGGGTGAATAGGATATTTTTTGCCAATTGCTGGGTCAGCGTTGACCCCCCCTGAACTACCCGTTGGGCGCGATAGTTCGTATAGGCTGCACGAAGCAACCCAATGACGTCCACACCAAAATGGTGATAAAAACGTCGATCCTCCACTGCCATCAGGGCCTGCGGGACATAAGGGGGCAATTCCTGGACCTTGACCATGTCTTCGTATAAATCACCATATGATTTGAGGATTGCCCCATCATAAGTTTGTATCACGACACTGGGTTTTCGCGTGCTTCCCTGCAGGTTTTTTAAATCTGGCAAATCATGGCTAAACCATAGAACAAGCAACCCAAGGGCCATTAATCCCCAGATGCCCAACATCAAGCAGGTCCTGGCGAGTGTCCATAAAAACGACGATCGTTTGGCTGTCTTTTTCCGCGTTTTCTTTGTTTTTGCTTTTGTCTTTGAGGGGGGTTTCTGTTGATGGGGGTGATGCCCCCCTTCTTTTTCGCCTGCATATAATTTCATAACGCCAATCCAACGATCACTCTTTTTTATCCTTGGTTATTTTCGTCTATTAAGTCTTTTTCTTGTCGGTTTATAAGAATTACCCCGTCATCCCGTGGCTTGACCACGGGATCCATGTATTCCGTTATAGATCCCGTGGTCAAGCCACGGGATGACGGGGAATGATCTTGTGTGATGTGGGGCTTAGGGACAGAACCTAAATCTCTTTCCTGAGCCTTGCTTTTTCTCACATTTTCAATTGATTGCATCAGCCTAGAATGATTCGTCGGGCTTTTCATCAGATATAACGTTTCATTCCAATCCAAAAGATCTCTTTCAGAAAAAATGGAATAGATTTGCAATTCTGCAAGTTCCCCATCGTGTCTGGGCCAGCCACCCCTTTGTGTGCATTCCAATTTAAAGCCTAATTTTTGCGGAACTTTTGCGGACGCTATATTTTCGGCATCACAATGAATTTCTACTTTTTTGGCCTTTAAAATTTGAAAGGCAAGAGCAGTCATGGCATGGGCAGCTTCGCTCGCATATCCTTTTGATCTTTGACTTCTACGCACAAAATAGGCAATCCCAAATTGTGGAATTTTCCAGAGAGCCTGAGAGGCGACAAACGCACACCGCCCAACAACATCGTTTGTGGATTTATCGATAATAAGATAACGAATAAAATCCCGTAGTATAAAATCAGCATGATGTTTTCGACAATCCTCCTCGACCATTCCTGGCGTTGGGGGATTCATGGGCCAATTCAGCCATTTGACATAATCATCATAACCATCGCAAATAGCGTCGTGTAATTTTTTGCCAAAATCTGCGCAGGGCATTTGCAACTTCAACCTGGGTGTCTCTATAAACTCTGGAAGATCAATTAATATGCGATTATTATGCATCCAAATTGACAACCTTCAGGGCGTTTGTCTGGATAAATTCACGGCGGGGCTCCACAACGTCACCCATTAAGGTCGAGAATATTTTTTCTGCTTCTTCTATATGACTCAATTTAACCTGCAGCAATGTGCGGACCTGGGGATCAAGTGTCGTCTGCCAAAGCTGATCGGGGTTCATTTCTCCCAAACCTTTGTACCGGTTGACAACAATTCCCTTGCGGCCGAATTCCAGCAACAATTCCCCAAGCTGCGTCACGCTGTTGATGGTTTGAAGTTTTTCGCCCTTGCTGTTGCTGGCTTGGTATTGACAAGATTCCTCAAAAACCTCCATCAGGCGTGGCTTTAGGCTGATCAGCGCCTTGATTTCTGGCATCTGCAGCAATGTCTGATCGATAACCCAGCTTTCGCTAACGCCCGATTGGGTCCGTTTTATCGTTGTTGTTTGATCGCCCTTTATGATGGACCATCGTGCCGAAGTCAGTTCATTCTTTTGCAGACGCGCCTGAATTGCCTCCTCTGTTACCATGGTTGGATCATCCAAATATCCCGAAAACAACAGCTGTTCCAGTACATAAAAATTATTCAAACGTCTGGATAGCGCCAAAATCGTATGCATCGCCTTTATAATCAAATCGGCAAACGACCGTAAATCTTGACCGACCATCACGCTGCCGTTCCCCAAAACCAATCGTCCATCGATCGTTGCCGCATCCAACAGATACGTTTCCATCGACTTTTCATCTTTTAGGTATACTTCTGA is part of the Alphaproteobacteria bacterium genome and encodes:
- a CDS encoding PBP1A family penicillin-binding protein, which produces MKLYAGEKEGGHHPHQQKPPSKTKAKTKKTRKKTAKRSSFLWTLARTCLMLGIWGLMALGLLVLWFSHDLPDLKNLQGSTRKPSVVIQTYDGAILKSYGDLYEDMVKVQELPPYVPQALMAVEDRRFYHHFGVDVIGLLRAAYTNYRAQRVVQGGSTLTQQLAKNILFTQGSFDTRDRSFKRKIQEVILSLWLEWNFTKDQILTMYLNRVYFGAGTYGIDAAARRYFNKSARNLTVFESAVIAGLLKAPSKYSPAHNPKLAKKRAKLVLELMVEAGFLKEFQSYLDQGEKELSDASAEKDQGMRYFADWVYEQVPTIVGETDKDLIVITTFDQTMQKQAEKSCTDLMETMGKQLKASEVAFVAMTPDGAVKAMVGGQNYGVSQFNRVTQALRQPGSAFKTFIYLAALESGLTPESMMDDSPVVIGDWRPGNYKWQSRGMISLKEGLTYSVNSVSIRLTQLVGPAKVAEVAKRLGITSTLNNDLSISLGTGETTLLEMTTSYATFANQGRAVWPYGILEIRDKDGAILYSHSAEPGKVIVNATTLHGIRGMLRNVIENGTGRAANVDPTVSGKTGSNADKDAWFFAYREPEANGTDSDGVVVGVWAGNDNNKPMAKASTGGRMPARIAAAFFKSVGAIQSSDTGAAQTQSYPTMTFGDPPKEAAKDSGLNAYLKKL
- a CDS encoding GNAT family N-acetyltransferase — encoded protein: MPCADFGKKLHDAICDGYDDYVKWLNWPMNPPTPGMVEEDCRKHHADFILRDFIRYLIIDKSTNDVVGRCAFVASQALWKIPQFGIAYFVRRSQRSKGYASEAAHAMTALAFQILKAKKVEIHCDAENIASAKVPQKLGFKLECTQRGGWPRHDGELAELQIYSIFSERDLLDWNETLYLMKSPTNHSRLMQSIENVRKSKAQERDLGSVPKPHITQDHSPSSRGLTTGSITEYMDPVVKPRDDGVILINRQEKDLIDENNQG